CCACCTGCACCTGTACGAACTTCAAATAATTGTTGTAAAGTTCGACTGGCATTTTGTCCGCGTTTTAAGGTAAAAAGTAATCCCGTACAACCACCACCGTTGGTGCTGGTAACGCAAACCACAGGTTGACCATTCATAATTCCAGTGGTTAGATAACTGAGAGTACCATTGTTGTAATAAGTTTGGAAGCGAGAGGAAACTTCTTCACATCTTTTTTGGGGATTATAACCAGCACCAGTAAAATGGTGAGAAACCCAATGAACTACGGGAATATTTCCCCGTGGTGTACTTGCAATTGTTGTGGGTTTGCCGTTACTTGTTCCACAATAAAAGGTGATTCCTTGGGCTTGACTTGGTTGACTAAATAAAGTACCTGTAATTAATGTTGTGGAAATAAAAACAACATTAGTGAAAAGAGAACGAAGGAAAAGTGAGTGAGTTTTCATTGGTTTATTTTTGCGAGTATTTATAATTGAACTGAAGACTAAAGAATGCTTAATCAATTCCGAGTTTTGTCTGAGTAGTTGTC
The nucleotide sequence above comes from Oscillatoria salina IIICB1. Encoded proteins:
- a CDS encoding COP23 domain-containing protein, whose product is MKTHSLFLRSLFTNVVFISTTLITGTLFSQPSQAQGITFYCGTSNGKPTTIASTPRGNIPVVHWVSHHFTGAGYNPQKRCEEVSSRFQTYYNNGTLSYLTTGIMNGQPVVCVTSTNGGGCTGLLFTLKRGQNASRTLQQLFEVRTGAGGPLYESTTGGSGHISNQNGRVFVDVNQYLNSATAEAGNTPTQPNLTPTPNNNNTPTTQPGGTIW